The following are from one region of the Penaeus chinensis breed Huanghai No. 1 chromosome 5, ASM1920278v2, whole genome shotgun sequence genome:
- the LOC125025631 gene encoding dnaJ homolog subfamily A member 2-like, whose protein sequence is MADSKLYDVLGVSRGATESEIRRNYRKLAKEYHPDKNPAAGDKFKEISFAYEVLSDPQKREIYDRYGMKGLQEGGDSGPSFGAEDLFGHFFGGGGGGPFGSFFGGFGGGGMRGGRRGPRRGENTVHRLKVSLEDLYNGKVAKLQLSKNTICTSCGGEGGPPGALHPCRTCNGRGVKVTITQLGPGMVQQMQSRCPDCDGEGEVINERDRCQACVGRKVIQQTKILEVHVDKGMRDDQRINFRGEGDQMPGVEPGDVIIVLQEKTHETFQRAGTDLLMKHTVSLTEALCGFSMVVRHLDGRNLLIKQPPGSVLQPGCVRGVIGEGMPIYKNPFEKGDLYVKFDVAFPENYFATENKLKELENLLGGRPPALPIPADSEEVNLTEFEENYSSGSSQGNYYDEDDDHPHLGGQHVQCAHQ, encoded by the exons AATTATCGTAAGTTAGCCAAGGAATATCATCCAGACAAGAACCCAGCTGCAGGCGATAAGTTTAAGGAGATTTCTTTTGCATATGAAGTCCTGAGTGACCCACAGAAAAGAGAAATTTATGATCGCTACGGGATGAAGGGTCTACAG GAAGGCGGAGACTCTGGCCCAAGCTTTGGGGCTGAGGACCTCTTTGGTCATTTctttggaggtggaggtggtggcccCTTTGGAAGCTTCTTCGGTGGCTTCGGAGGAGGTGGAATGCGTGGCGGGAGAAGAGGGCCAAGACGAGGAGAAAACACTGTGCATAGGCTTAA AGTTTCCCTGGAAGACCTTTACAATGGGAAAGTTGCCAAGCTACAGTTATCAAAGAACACAATTTGTACATCATGTGGAGG TGAGGGAGGTCCCCCAGGAGCTCTTCACCCTTGTAGGACATGTAATGGTAGGGGTGTCAAGGTGACCATCACACAGTTGGGCCCAGGGATGGTACAGCAGATGCAGAGTCGCTGCCCAGACTGTGACGGGGAAG GTGAGGTAATTAATGAGCGTGACCGTTGCCAAGCTTGTGTGGGAAGGAAAGTTATACAGCAGACCAAAATCTTGGAGGTGCACGTTGACAAGGGTATGAGAGATGACCAGCGCATTAATTTTCGTGGAGAGGGTGACCAAATGCCTGGTGTTGAGCCTGGTGATGTCATTATTGTTCTCCAG GAAAAAACTCACGAGACTTTCCAGCGTGCAGGTACTGATCTCTTAATGAAGCACACTGTTTCACTTACTGAAGCTCTGTGTGGATTTTCGATGGTTGTGAGGCACTTAGACGGACGAAATCTCCTCATTAAACAGCCTCCCGGATCAGTCTTGCAGCCAG GATGTGTGCGAGGTGTGATAGGTGAAGGCATGCCCATTTACAAGAACCCATTCGAGAAGGGTGACCTCTATGTTAAATTTGACGTTGCATTCCCAGAAAATTATTTTGCTACTGAAAATAAACTCAAG GAATTAGAAAACCTACTAGGTGGACGTCCCCCGGCACTTCCCATTCCTGCTGATTCAGAGGAAGTAAACCTCACAGAGTTTGAAGAAAACTATAGCTCGGGGAGCTCTCAAGGAAATTactatgatgaggatgacgatcaCCCACATCTTGGAGGACAGCATGTACAGTGTGCACATCAGTAA